Genomic window (Drosophila ananassae strain 14024-0371.13 chromosome 3L, ASM1763931v2, whole genome shotgun sequence):
TTTCACGGAAAACTACAAGTGTGACAGTGGTACTGCGGCGAATTGGCGTGTGGTATTTTTTGTCATTGTCACATGTGACAGTCCGGGCGAAggatgtttgtttttattattcttaatatTCTCCCCTTGTAATAATTGCTTACCATTGCAAAAATAAACGGcctaaaattaaagaaattgaTGTTAAAAACTCTTAAATTATTTacagtattttttatttcagtgGGACCAGGAAGCTATGTAGTGGCGCCCCTGGCGGGGGaaatttccaatttttatcTGTTTTTTGGATGTTTACTCAACTCTTATTTCGTAATTTAGAAGCCGCATTTTATCAATGATTTAAGATAAGACGAGAATAGACCCATCTGCCAAATGACTTCACAGATCTACAACCAGAAGAAGTTCGTGCCCACGCCGCCCGAGAAGGGTTCCTTCCCCCTGGATCACGAAGGTCTCTGCAAGAAGCAGTTCCTGCTCTACGCCAGTTGCTTGCGAAGGAACGCCCAGGATACGAGCCAGTGCCGCGAGGACGCCCAGAACTACCTCGCCTGTCGCATGGACAACAATCTTATGGAAAGAACCGAGTGGTCCAAGTTGGGTTTTCACAGCGACAGCAAGCCGGCAAAGGAAGAGAAACAAGACAGTAGCAATTAGTCATACAAATAATCATGAAACCAGAACGTAATGTGATCCTGGCGGCCACGGGCAGTGTGGCCACCATCAAAATGTCCCAATTAATCAAGGAGCTCTCCGACGAAAGCCTGCCCTTTAAAATCCACGTAAAAGTCCTCATCACTGAGTCGGCCAAGCACTTTTTTGAACTGGAGCAAATACCCGAGCATGGTGGGTGCGAACCGGGTGTCCTTGCATGGCTCCTTAATAATGTATAATCTTCCCCACAGTACCCATCTACCACAATCGCGACGAGTGGATCACCTGGAAAAAGCGGGGCGATCCAGTGCTGCACATTGACCTCGGAAAGTGGGCCGACCTGCTGGTGATTGCCCCGCTCAGTGCCAACTCCCTCTCCAAAATAGCCACCGTAAGTTCCACGTTCATTGTGAAATACTTAGGATCCAAACACTACTTTATCTCTTACGTTTTATGGCTGCAGGGGATTTGCGACAATCTGGTGACGTGCGTGGTGCGCGCTTGGGATCTGCAGAAGCCTCTTCTCTTCGCTCCCGCCATGAACACCCGCATGTACGACCACCCAATCACCAGGGAGCAGATCGACAAGATAGTCAGCTGGGGCTACAAGGAGATTCCCTGCATCTCCAAGACTCTGATGTGTGGAGACACAGGCAACGGGGCTATGGCGGAGGTGCCGACGATTGTACAGGCGGTGTTGGCTGGCTTTCAGTTACAGAATTAGTTAGTCGAAATTGTTACGCACACAGAGTTTATATATCGCAGAATACTTTTTGTTACAACACTTAGATAAAAATGCGTTTGAATTGGCTATATAATCTTAGAGATCCACCACCTGCATGTCCTCCAGCGAATTGTTGGCCGACTGGCTGATCAAAGCCTTCTCGGAGTC
Coding sequences:
- the LOC6496106 gene encoding phosphopantothenoylcysteine decarboxylase, producing the protein MKPERNVILAATGSVATIKMSQLIKELSDESLPFKIHVKVLITESAKHFFELEQIPEHVPIYHNRDEWITWKKRGDPVLHIDLGKWADLLVIAPLSANSLSKIATGICDNLVTCVVRAWDLQKPLLFAPAMNTRMYDHPITREQIDKIVSWGYKEIPCISKTLMCGDTGNGAMAEVPTIVQAVLAGFQLQN
- the LOC6496105 gene encoding cytochrome c oxidase assembly protein COX19; amino-acid sequence: MTSQIYNQKKFVPTPPEKGSFPLDHEGLCKKQFLLYASCLRRNAQDTSQCREDAQNYLACRMDNNLMERTEWSKLGFHSDSKPAKEEKQDSSN